One region of Primulina tabacum isolate GXHZ01 chromosome 17, ASM2559414v2, whole genome shotgun sequence genomic DNA includes:
- the LOC142530894 gene encoding uncharacterized protein LOC142530894, giving the protein MEKINCGTVAEITMIKQTVLMCGEAWLVALLVSALVKSQLLGLSQECMKLLENQPKLRGDGEGDEVVDAGDKDTDEDEDGEGEGEGDDDDDEDDERIPDPNGNKSGPTKGNGGGPTSGAQENGEDEDDEQEDGGDPDEDDDDEADDDEDEDEDAEDGGDEEGVVEEEDDKEDEDDDEDEEEEDLQPPKKRKK; this is encoded by the exons ATGGAGAAGATTAACTGCGGTACAGTGGCCGAGATAACTATGATTAAGCAGACCGTGCTAATGTGTGGTGAAGCGTGGTTGGTGGCTTTGCTGGTTTCTGCCCTGGTTAAATCTCAGCTTTTAGGCCTTAGTCAG GAATGCATGAAGCTATTGGAAAACCAACCTAAGCTGAGAGGAGATGGTGAAGGTGATGAGGTAGTCGATGCTGGGGACAAGGATActgatgaagacgaagatgGTGAAGGTGAAGGTGAAGGTGATGATGACGACGATGAGGATGATGAAAGAATCCCTGACCCTAACGGCAACAAAAGTGGCCCCACAAAGGGTAACGGAGGAGGACCAACTAGCGGAGCTCAGGAAAATGGTGAAGATGAAGACGATGAACAGGAGGATGGAGGCGATCCCGATGAGGATGATGATGACGAGGCCGATGATGATGAGGATGAGGATGAAGATGCAGAAGACGGTGGTGATGAGGAAGGAGTCGTTGAGGAAGAAGATGACAAAGAGGATGAGGACGATGATGAAGACGAGGAGGAGGAAGACCTCCAACCACCTAAGAAGAGGAAGAAGTAA
- the LOC142531454 gene encoding OVARIAN TUMOR DOMAIN-containing deubiquitinating enzyme 5-like, protein MADTTTEEDTMSEEVSENAVPEKQETREEMLSRHRKETNDLQNKEIALKKASAKGSKAEQKAKKKQVDEEISRLSTKLKEAQAKELASLGYNGNTDKQKGDIDNLVNAIAGVLVTNQAEQSPKPNKHTKRREKRAQEEAARERRIQEEQSLIVNDRIVEDDKLERKLEPLGFTVNEIKADGHCLYRAVEDQLALCSGGSSPCTYQELREMVASYMRKNSSDFLPFFHSENAADGESADSIIERFEKYCREIESTAAWGGQLELGALTHCLKKHIMIYSGSFPAVEMGKEYKQSNGTGSSSKSSILLSFHRHAFGLGEHYNSVVPATTQ, encoded by the exons ATGGCAGATACAACTACAGAGGAAGATACAATGTCCGAGGAGGTTTCAGAAAATGCAGTTCCAGAGAAGCAAGAAACTCGTGAAGAGATGCTTTCCAGACACAG AAAAGAGACCAATGATCTACAGAACAAAGAAATTGCATTAAAAAAGGCCTCGGCAAAAGGTAGCAAGGCCGAACAGAAAGCCAAGAAGAAGCAAGTTGATGAAGAGATATCTAGACTTTCAACAAAGCTTAAAGAAGCACAAGCTAAGGAATTGGCTTCGTTAGGCTACAATGGCAATACAGATAAACAAAAGGGAGATATCGACAATCTTGTGAACGCAATTGCCGGGGTTTTGGTCACGAATCAAGCCGAGCAGTCGCCAAAACCGAATAAGCACACAAAAAGACGTGAAAAAAGAGCCCAAGAGGAGGCAGCCAGGGAACGTAGAATTCAAGAAGAGCAGAGCCTGATTGTAAACGATCGAATTGTTGAAGACGATAAGTTAGAACGGAAACTCGAACCCCTTGGATTTACAGTCAATGAAATAAAAGCCGACGGCCATTGTCTCTACCGAGCTGTTGAGGACCAATTAGCCCTCTGTTCTGGAGGCTCCTCTCCTTGTACTTACCAAGAACTTCGGGAAATGGTGGCTAGTTATATGCGGAAAAATTCATCAGATTTTCTACCCTTTTTTCACTCCGAGAATGCTGCAGATGGAGAATCTGCAGATTCCATTATTGAGAGGTTTGAAAAATATTGCAGGGAGATCGAGTCTACTGCGGCATGGGGAGGACAACTAGAGCTCGGTGCTCTAACCCATTGTTTAAAGAAACATATCATGATATATTCAGGATCTTTTCCTGCCGTAGAAATGGGGAAGGAATACAAGCAAAGCAATGGAACCGGCTCATCGTCAAAGTCGAGTATTCTACTGTCCTTTCACAGGCATGCTTTTGGGCTTGGTGAGCACTATAATTCTGTTGTTCCCGCTACGACTCAATAG